The following coding sequences are from one Salvia hispanica cultivar TCC Black 2014 chromosome 3, UniMelb_Shisp_WGS_1.0, whole genome shotgun sequence window:
- the LOC125212070 gene encoding protein phosphatase 2C and cyclic nucleotide-binding/kinase domain-containing protein-like isoform X2: MGCVYSKAWINEFCAPRDVKLLENGAVKTEEKGDQLYQFSTATDHEAGIARLSRASDGSKAVKVPSGEYELHYSFLSQRGYYPDALDKANQDSFCIHAPFGTSPDDHFFGVFDGHGEFGAQCSQFVKQRLCENLLGNSRFHTDAVEACHGAFLTTNSQLHADIVDDSMSGTTAVTILVRGRKLYIANAGDSRAVVGEKRGNDVVAVDLSIDQTPFRPDELERVKLCGARVLTLDQIEGLKNPHAQCWGTEEDDDDGDPPRLWVQDGMYPGTAFTRSIGDSIAETIGVVANPEIVVLELTQSHPFFVIASDGVFEFLSSQTVVDMVAKHKDPRDACAAIVAESYRRWLQYEARTDDITVIVVHINGLKDVAFGQSADSGPVLRPSLPQVVEASGCESPSRMNWRSRNQRARHDISRARLRGLENSLENGKNWIPSSPSHGKTWEDEAQIEQALRDHFLFRKLTNSQCQVLLECMQRIEVGAGDIVVKQGGEGDCFFVVGDGEFEVLATQEENDGNATTVLQRYTAEKLSSFGELALMYNKPLQASVQAVTNGTLWALKREDFRGILMSEFSNLSSLKLLRSVDLLARLTILQLSNIADSLLEVSFCDE; this comes from the exons ATGGGTTGTGTTTATTCTAAGGCGTGGATTAACGAGTTTTGTGCCCCTCGAGATGTTAAGTTGCTAGAAAACGGAGCTGTAAAAACAGAAGAGAAAGGAGATCAACTATATCAGTTTAGTACAGCCACTGATCACGAGGCAGGTATTGCTCGACTGTCAAGGGCGTCAGATGGCTCGAAAGCTGTGAAAGTTCCGTCTGGCGAATATGAATTACACTACTCATTTCTTTCTCAAAGAGGCTACTACCCTGATGCTCTTGATAAGGCCAACCAAGACAGTTTTTGCATTCACGCGCCATTTGGGACGAGCCCAGACGACCATTTTTTCGGTGTTTTTGATGGTCATGGCGAGTTTGGAGCTCAATGCTCGCAGTTTGTGAAGCAGAGGTTATGTGAAAATTTGCTCGGGAATAGTCGATTCCACACGGATGCAGTTGAAGCCTGCCACGGAGCATTCTTGACAACGAACTCCCAATTGCACGCTGATATAGTGGATGACAGCATGAGTGGAACAACTGCAGTAACGATCCTGGTTCGTGGTAGGAAGCTTTACATTGCCAATGCTGGTGATTCGAGGGCTGTTGTAGGCGAGAAAAGGGGTAACGACGTTGTAGCTGTTGATCTCTCCATTGATCAAACGCCTTTTCGGCCTGATGAGCTTGAAAGGGTGAAGCTTTGTGGAGCTAGAGTTTTGACTTTGGATCAGATTGAAGGACTCAAGAATCCACATGCTCAGTGTTGGGGAACGGAAGAAGACGACGATGATGGTGATCCGCCTAGACTATGGGTCCAGGATGGTATGTACCCTGGTACAGCTTTCACGAGAAGCATTGGCGATTCTATTGCTGAGACCATAGGCGTCGTTGCAAACCCCGAGATTGTTGTTCTGGAGCTTACACAGAGTCATCCTTTCTTCGTAATTGCAAGTGATGGTGTCTTTGAGTTTCTCTCCAGCCAAACTGTAGTAGACATG GTTGCAAAGCATAAGGATCCTCGTGATGCTTGTGCTGCGATTGTTGCTGAATCATATCGTCGCTGGCTACAATATGAAGCCCGTACAGATGACATAACGGTGATAGTTGTGCATATAAACGGTTTAAAAGAT GTTGCATTTGGTCAATCAGCAGACTCAGGCCCGGTTCTAAGGCCATCTTTACCTCAAGTTGTTGAAGCATCAGGATGCGAATCTCCATCTCGAATGAACTGGAGATCCAGAAATCAGCGTGCAAGGCATGACATATCCCGTGCACGCCTCCGCGGACTAGAAAATTCTCTCGAGAATGGGAAAAATTGGATCCCTTCATCTCCATCCCATGGAAAGACCTGGGAAGACGAA GCTCAAATTGAACAGGCACTTCGCGACCATTTTCTCTTTAGAAAGCTCACTAATTCACAGTGTCAAGTTTTGTTGGAATGCATGCAAAGAATTGAAGTGGGAGCAGGAGACATAGTGGTGAAGCAG GGTGGGGAAGGTGactgtttttttgttgttggtgATGGGGAGTTTGAGGTCTTGGCTACTCAG GAAGAGAATGATGGCAACGCGACCACGGTGCTACAGCGCTACACTGCTGAAAAGCTATCTTCCTTTGGGGAACTTGCACTGAT GTACAACAAGCCACTCCAAGCTTCTGTTCAAGCCGTGACCAATGGAACTCTCTGGGCACTTAAACGAGAAGATTTCAGAGGAATTCTCATGTCCGAGTTTTCTAATTTATCATCGTTGAAGTTACTTCGATCGGTAGATCTTCTTGCAAGGCTGACAATCTTACAGCTGAGTAATATTGCAGATTCACTATTAGAGGTGTCTTTTTGTGACG AATGA
- the LOC125212070 gene encoding protein phosphatase 2C and cyclic nucleotide-binding/kinase domain-containing protein-like isoform X1, whose amino-acid sequence MGCVYSKAWINEFCAPRDVKLLENGAVKTEEKGDQLYQFSTATDHEAGIARLSRASDGSKAVKVPSGEYELHYSFLSQRGYYPDALDKANQDSFCIHAPFGTSPDDHFFGVFDGHGEFGAQCSQFVKQRLCENLLGNSRFHTDAVEACHGAFLTTNSQLHADIVDDSMSGTTAVTILVRGRKLYIANAGDSRAVVGEKRGNDVVAVDLSIDQTPFRPDELERVKLCGARVLTLDQIEGLKNPHAQCWGTEEDDDDGDPPRLWVQDGMYPGTAFTRSIGDSIAETIGVVANPEIVVLELTQSHPFFVIASDGVFEFLSSQTVVDMVAKHKDPRDACAAIVAESYRRWLQYEARTDDITVIVVHINGLKDVAFGQSADSGPVLRPSLPQVVEASGCESPSRMNWRSRNQRARHDISRARLRGLENSLENGKNWIPSSPSHGKTWEDEAQIEQALRDHFLFRKLTNSQCQVLLECMQRIEVGAGDIVVKQGGEGDCFFVVGDGEFEVLATQEENDGNATTVLQRYTAEKLSSFGELALMYNKPLQASVQAVTNGTLWALKREDFRGILMSEFSNLSSLKLLRSVDLLARLTILQLSNIADSLLEVSFCDGQKIVDKNEDLLGLYVIQKGVIKITCDCEVDLLKSVSLSSLNVPAIEKQDDGVSVKSFEKNEGSYFGEWTLLGEHITSLSAVAVGDVVCSILTKEKFDSVVGESVRSHSRELPKAN is encoded by the exons ATGGGTTGTGTTTATTCTAAGGCGTGGATTAACGAGTTTTGTGCCCCTCGAGATGTTAAGTTGCTAGAAAACGGAGCTGTAAAAACAGAAGAGAAAGGAGATCAACTATATCAGTTTAGTACAGCCACTGATCACGAGGCAGGTATTGCTCGACTGTCAAGGGCGTCAGATGGCTCGAAAGCTGTGAAAGTTCCGTCTGGCGAATATGAATTACACTACTCATTTCTTTCTCAAAGAGGCTACTACCCTGATGCTCTTGATAAGGCCAACCAAGACAGTTTTTGCATTCACGCGCCATTTGGGACGAGCCCAGACGACCATTTTTTCGGTGTTTTTGATGGTCATGGCGAGTTTGGAGCTCAATGCTCGCAGTTTGTGAAGCAGAGGTTATGTGAAAATTTGCTCGGGAATAGTCGATTCCACACGGATGCAGTTGAAGCCTGCCACGGAGCATTCTTGACAACGAACTCCCAATTGCACGCTGATATAGTGGATGACAGCATGAGTGGAACAACTGCAGTAACGATCCTGGTTCGTGGTAGGAAGCTTTACATTGCCAATGCTGGTGATTCGAGGGCTGTTGTAGGCGAGAAAAGGGGTAACGACGTTGTAGCTGTTGATCTCTCCATTGATCAAACGCCTTTTCGGCCTGATGAGCTTGAAAGGGTGAAGCTTTGTGGAGCTAGAGTTTTGACTTTGGATCAGATTGAAGGACTCAAGAATCCACATGCTCAGTGTTGGGGAACGGAAGAAGACGACGATGATGGTGATCCGCCTAGACTATGGGTCCAGGATGGTATGTACCCTGGTACAGCTTTCACGAGAAGCATTGGCGATTCTATTGCTGAGACCATAGGCGTCGTTGCAAACCCCGAGATTGTTGTTCTGGAGCTTACACAGAGTCATCCTTTCTTCGTAATTGCAAGTGATGGTGTCTTTGAGTTTCTCTCCAGCCAAACTGTAGTAGACATG GTTGCAAAGCATAAGGATCCTCGTGATGCTTGTGCTGCGATTGTTGCTGAATCATATCGTCGCTGGCTACAATATGAAGCCCGTACAGATGACATAACGGTGATAGTTGTGCATATAAACGGTTTAAAAGAT GTTGCATTTGGTCAATCAGCAGACTCAGGCCCGGTTCTAAGGCCATCTTTACCTCAAGTTGTTGAAGCATCAGGATGCGAATCTCCATCTCGAATGAACTGGAGATCCAGAAATCAGCGTGCAAGGCATGACATATCCCGTGCACGCCTCCGCGGACTAGAAAATTCTCTCGAGAATGGGAAAAATTGGATCCCTTCATCTCCATCCCATGGAAAGACCTGGGAAGACGAA GCTCAAATTGAACAGGCACTTCGCGACCATTTTCTCTTTAGAAAGCTCACTAATTCACAGTGTCAAGTTTTGTTGGAATGCATGCAAAGAATTGAAGTGGGAGCAGGAGACATAGTGGTGAAGCAG GGTGGGGAAGGTGactgtttttttgttgttggtgATGGGGAGTTTGAGGTCTTGGCTACTCAG GAAGAGAATGATGGCAACGCGACCACGGTGCTACAGCGCTACACTGCTGAAAAGCTATCTTCCTTTGGGGAACTTGCACTGAT GTACAACAAGCCACTCCAAGCTTCTGTTCAAGCCGTGACCAATGGAACTCTCTGGGCACTTAAACGAGAAGATTTCAGAGGAATTCTCATGTCCGAGTTTTCTAATTTATCATCGTTGAAGTTACTTCGATCGGTAGATCTTCTTGCAAGGCTGACAATCTTACAGCTGAGTAATATTGCAGATTCACTATTAGAGGTGTCTTTTTGTGACGGTCAGAAAATAGTCGATAAA AATGAGGACCTCCTCGGTTTGTATGTTATACAGAAGGGAGTCATAAAAATTACATGTGACTGTGAGGTGGATTTGTTAAAAAGTGTCAGTCTGTCCAGTCTCAACGTGCCGGCAATTGAGAAGCAGGATGATGGTGTGTCTGTTAAGAGCTTCGAAAAGAATGAAGGAAGCTATTTTGGAGAATGGACACTTCTGGGTGAACATATCACTTCCTTGAGTGCTGTTGCCGTGGGAGATGTGGTGTGCTCTATATTAACGAAGGAGAAGTTCGATTCAGTTGTTGGAGAGAGCGTCCGGTCACATTCGCGAGAATTGCCAAAGGCCAACTGA
- the LOC125210287 gene encoding transcription factor TCP24-like, translating into MAYFNVQITHQLKIELTATGGKDSHSKVLTSRGLRDRCVRLAVNTAIEFYDLQDRLGYDQPSKAVEWLLAAAASSIAELPQINSPFPAAVGGSSSFETSISRSEKTVKENEKEKSSYVASFTELLSGGKDASDENSNSEAARLAVASGQRSSEVEGAVVIEALMRERKRAREEDTVAPSLR; encoded by the exons ATGGCATACTTCAATGTGCAAATAACACATCAGTTaaagat CGAATTGACGGCCACCGGCGGGAAGGACAGCCACAGCAAGGTCCTGACATCGCGAGGGCTAAGAGACCGCTGCGTTCGATTAGCGGTTAACACCGCGATCGAATTCTATGATTTGCAGGACCGATTAGGCTACGATCAGCCGAGCAAGGCGGTGGAGTGGCTGCTCGCGGCAGCAGCTAGCTCGATTGCAGAGTTGCCGCAGATCAATTCCCCCTTTCCGGCGGCGGTCGGTGGTAGCAGCAGCTTCGAGACCTCGATTTCCAGATCTGAGAAGACGGTTaaggaaaatgagaaagagaaatCTTCTTATGTTGCTTCCTTCACCGAGCTATTGAGCGGAGGCAAGGATGCATCCGATGAGAATTCCAATAGCGAAGCGGCCAGGCTGGCGGTGGCAAGCGGGCAGCGAAGTAGCGAGGTGGAGGGAGCGGTGGTCATAGAAGCACTAATgagggagagaaagagagcTAGAGAAGAGGATACGGTGGCGCCTTCTCTacgatga
- the LOC125210288 gene encoding putative two-component response regulator-like APRR4 has translation MSNDDDIMNMGAWAIENGAFLYIKRPTKPEMLRYLWQHVARETRRVLTRESERPMAASYATPQCGVGFGEIENPSNLFAIDKGKNKMNYYYNEKYVEKEYNFDNNMKRKICIRWTDELHQKFVDAVEQLGKGNIYPKEILEKMNVSRLAN, from the exons ATGTCGAACGATGACGACATCATGAACATGGGCGCGTGGGCAATTGAGAATGGGGCGTTTCTCTACATCAAGAGGCCAACGAAGCCCGAAATGCTAAGATACCTATGGCAGCACGTGGCGAGGGAGACCAGGCGCGTGCTGACGAGAGAGAGTGAAAGGCCGATGGCAGCCAGCTATGCCACGCCTCAATGTGGCGTTGGGTTTGGGGAAATTGAAAACCCTAGCAACTTGTTCGCCATTGATAAAgggaagaataaaatgaactATTACTATAAcgaaaaatatgttgaaaagGAGTACAACTTCGATAATAATATGAAGAGAAAGATATGTATCCGTTGGACTGATGAGCTACACCAGAAATTTGTTGATGCTGTAGAACAACTAGGGAAGGGAA aTATCTATCCAAAGGAgatattggagaagatgaatgTGTCTAGACTAGCAAATTAA